The DNA segment tacttttctaacagattatttttaataactttgaaaatattgaaaaaaacattttcatgtagtcattattaggtgttgtgagtagaatattgagggggaaaaatgaatttcatccattttggaataagactgtaatataacaaaatgtggaagacgTGCAGTGCTCTGAAAACTTTCTCGGTGCCCTGAAATTCAGGCATCTTAAAAATGATTTCTAAATGTCATTGCTCTTCACAGTTCCTCACACATACTCACCCCATCAGACCTCCAAATATTTCAGTCACATAGGAGTAGTCACCCCCAGATTTAGGGATGGTGACGCCGAGCTCAGCGTAGCAGAGCGAACCCAGCGCGGCAATGCAGCCTCCTAGTACCCAAACCACCAACGCCAAACCCACCGAGCCCGAGTGCTCCAGGACACCTTTTGGAGAGATGAAGATCCCAGAGCCGATGATGTTCCCTGTGGAGACCAAAACATTATCTGTCTGCGGGTGTGTCTCAGAGAGAAAGACtgatgtgacatatgtcacagaaatgtAATTTCtgtgatatacactcaacaaaaatataaacgcaacacttttggttttgctcccattttgtatgagatgaactcaaagatctaaaactttttccacatacacaatatcaccatttccctcaaatattgttcacaaaccagtctaaatctgtgatagtgagcacttcgcctttgctgagataatctcacctcacaggtgtgccatatcaagatgctgattagacaccatgattagtgcacaggtattcgggctttttttcccatcagaattttttcagaaactgttagagactggcagctggaaaccattcgaaaaatttatctggctttcggtgaaaattttacgggcttcacagagaataagtagtattactacagctttaaggacggctttaaggacgctcggcgtgccacgCTCTgtgctgccatcgagagccacaaaccaccggatcatttctaaacggatggctctgtggagccgagaccgtcgtgtgcactttctctggttatcacaagagctggacatcagccattttccggcagatttcacttttaacaagagattttgtcatggaaagccgagcggaggcttcgcgcatcacaaccgatttgctgatggagcgagccaaaggaacacctccgttttggtctcacaggacggctttcagatggcgttcagacagctgtcggtggtttttccatcgagtgattatccgagaaattgtggatgtgcctggacatgccagaacatgtcccgtgaggcttcatcacggcgttgctgtgcgccatgcggcaccgctgcgacgcgtgaagcctccgctcctctttccatgacaaaaactcctgtaacagtggaatgtgccgttcatttccaaactggacgctgcgttttatccgggacgtcgtctaactagcacaggaattgtgaaaagacgtggccatcagcacttttttggcacatagagacagacgtgcggaggaattccgcgcgtcgcggcggtgccgcatggcgcaaagcaacgctgtgatgaagcctcacgggacatgttctagcatgtccaggcacatgatggaaaaaaagcccaaatcattccgccatttcctgacaatgaaaatccgccgagggggctggaccactcctcactcaaagcctgctcagaggcgaatgacgcaaccgacaggtgtggaaaaactcacgcatgcgcacgagggttcaagcttgtctgacgcaatcacacgtgattcaaatccatatggtttttgaaaaaaataataaggtcagatagttttctaatagacctcgtatgtgtaaaacctactaagatttgttcaaatgcacaaaagcgctgggacaaaactactcctgtatctttttgtcctacaccttgggactttAAACCTATGGCCAGAAGGTaggagctgaaattcattagccagggggtgggagtcatcaactgtGATGCAGCTGGTTATCCGCTGTAACTGTTTGGTGTAtagggactctaaactcagctgtgACTCACCAATCAGTCAAGTGGACCACTTAATAATCTGAcccagtctgttcctgtccttcagtgtcagactgccaaaccaggccaccaaagaaaaagataaaacagattcaataaaagcatgATAAAATAGTGTTGACATGGTTCGGCCGATGTGGAAGTACGACAGCTTCCTGAGGCAGAACAAGCGCTGATGTCCCTTCCTACACAccacctcacagtttgcctcaaacttcagcgaaTTATCAATgatagtcccaaggtatttataagtttgcACAATTTCAACTGGTTCACCATTAATTATTGTGTTGTCAGGTGTGCTACCATGCTTCCTgaaatcaatgaccatatctttagtttttgatgtattgatctgaagatatgagtcctcacaccatttaacaaaatggtcaactacaggaCCATGGCTACTCTCGTTATcccgcagcagactgacaatcactgtGTCATCTgcgtattttatttgtttttcaatctttttattgattttattattttaaacattaacagaaataaacaacaTAACAGTATCATCATATAACTTGTTCAAGTATTACTCTTTACATTCATAACTGTATAcccgaaaaaaaaataataaaaataaaataaaacaaaaacacccccccttaaaaaaaaaaaaaagtcatgtacgTATAAAGAACACTCACTCTACCTGCACTAGGTTAacatatccaaaaaaaaaaaaaaaaaccaggaggACGCTGGTCACACTTTACTTGTTAAAATGATCCATAAAGGGTTGCCATGTTGAGTGGAACATCTTGACATTGTCTCTCAGTGAATATCTGATTTTTTCCAATTGTAAATGGTGCATAACATCTCTCAATAGGGCTGGATGGGTTGGAGGAGCTTTGCTTTTCCAATTCAACAATATAAGACGTCTCGACAACAACGTCACAAAACTCAAAACATGCATTTCTTTTTTACTTAAATCCTTACATGTAGATACACCAAACAATGCCATTATTGGATCTGGGGGGAGTTTCTTCTTAAAAATTTCAGACAGTGTTTCAAATATTTTAACCCAATAAGTGCCGATACTAATGCATGTCCAGAACATATGTGACAATGAAGCGGGAGCCTGGCCACAACGATCACATGTGGGATTTACTCctgaaaacattttagacatcttCAATTTGGACAGGTGTAATCTGTGcaatattttaaattgtattagTCCATGTCTGCAGCAGATTGAGGAGGATTGAACCCGTTCCTGCGCTGTAGTCCACTGTTCCTCAGTCATGTTAACACCTAGTTCACTGCGGTGCACTGGGAAAGGCTGGAAATATTTCTCTGACAAAGTCACGTACTTGTAAGTACTTGAAAAAATCTTTGCTGTCTATATTAAACTTTTTCTGGAGTTGTTGAAATGTGGGAAAGACATTATCAATAAATATATCTTTAAGTGTATGCACACCTTTGAATTTCCATTGTTGAAATGACAACCCTGAAAACAAAATATGGGCTTGATTATGGACCAACGGCGTTAAAATTGAACATTGATCCCAGTGAAAATGCCTTCTAATTTGAGACCAAATCTTAAGAGAATTAAATACCACAGGGTTTTTGCATTTATATTTACCAAGTTCAAGGTTTGAATAAACTCAAGACCTCAGTCCATTGGGAGAAAAAATTTGACTTTCCATCCGTTCCCAAACAGGTCTATGAGCTCCACCCCCGAATGACATGCAACGTATGTTATAAGACCAATAATAGAGCCGAAAACAGGGCAGTCCCATTCCTCCCATAGGTTTAGGTCTTTGTAAGAATGTTTTTTAATTCTGCGTGTCTTTTTGTTCCAGATAAACTGAGAAATTAAAGAGTCAACTTTCTTGAAAAATGCTTTTGTTAATAAAATGGGAATGCattgaaacagaaataaaaatttgGGTAAAGTGAACATCCTGACTATATTTATTCTTCCGGCAAGCGAGATAGGTAACTTAGACCACTTTGTAaagttttcttctgtttgttgAAATAAATTAGTAAAGTTATGTTTGAAGAGGCCAGAAAACTCTTGAGTCACATTTATTCCCAGATATCTAAACCTATTCGAAATGGTGAAAGGAAACGAGGCAaaaatgcttttgttttgtttcgctATGGAGTTAATTGGAAAAAGTATGCTCTTTGATAAGTTAACTTTACATCCTGAAACTTTTCCGAAGTCCATTAACATATTCCTAATTTTCGTCAATGATTTTGTAGGATCTGTGATATATAGTAGCAGATCGTCTGCGTAAAGCGATACTTTATGCTTCGTACCACCTCTTAATATGCCTTTATAGTCCTTTGCAGAGCGTAATGAAATGGCTAAAGGTTCTATAGCAAGAGTGAATAACAGAGGGGACAAAGGACATCCTTGTCTCATGGAGCGATGGAGAGAAAAGGGACTAGAGTTTATCGTGTTTGTCTGTACTGTGGCCCGAGGCATAGCATAAAGCAGCCTGACGAGAGATATATAATTAGAGCCGAGTCCAAACCTCGACAGGGTCGAGAAGAGATAATCCCACTCGACCCTGTCGAAGGCCTTCTCAGCATCCAGCGAAAGTAAAATTTCGGATTGATCATTTGTATCATACGTGTAAATAATATTAAATAACCTCCTAATATTAAAAAACAATTGCCTGTCTTTCACAAATCCCGTTTGGTCCGGGGATACAATTGTTGGTAGAACTGACTCTAATCTCCCTGCTAGTATCTTCGCTAGTATTTTATTATCTACATTTAATAGGCTAATGGGTCTGTATGAGCCTGGTTCGAGAGGATCTTTACCAGGCTTTTGGATCAGAGAAATAGTAGCCTCATACATAGTTGAATTCAAACAGCCTTTACTTTGTGCCTCGTTGTATACATCCAAAAGAAGGGGTGAAATCTGTTCCCCGAAGGCTTTAGAAAATTCTGCACTATACCCGTCTGGACCAGGACTTTTTAcccgtccgcaccgactacaggtcccccctgtagtcggtgcggaccaaggtagcttagccgccgttagttcccccctggcagatcctgagcagccgggaaagcaggctgactgggtgactgtgaggaggaagcgtagccctaaacagaagccccgtgtacaccgccaacccgttcacatttctaaccgtttttccccactcgacgacacacccgccgaggatcaaactctggttattggcgactctgttttgagaaatgtgaagttagcgacaccagcaaccatagtcaattgtcttccgggggccagagcaggcgacattgaaggaaatttgaaactgctggttaaggctaagcgtaaatttggtaagattgtaattcacgtcggcagtaatgacacccggttacgccaatcggaggtcactaaaattaacattaaatcggtgtgtaactttgcaaaaacaatgtcggactctgtagttttctctgggcccctccccaatcagaccgggagtgacatgtttagccgcatgttctccttgaattgctggctgtctgagtggtgtccaaaaaatgaggtgggcttcatagataattggcaaagcttctggggaaaacctggtcttgttaggagagacggcatccatcccactttggatggagcagctctcatttctagaaatctggctaattttcttaaatcctccaaaccgtgactatccagggttgggaccaggaagcagagttgtagtcttacacacctctctgcagcttctctccccctgccatcccctcattaccccatccccgtagagacggtgcctgctcccagactaccaataaccagcaaaaatctatttaagcataaaaattcaaaaagaaaaaataatatagcaccttcaactgcaccacagactaaaacagttaaatgtggtctattaaacattaggtctctctcttctaagtccctgttggtaaatgatataataattgatcaacatattgatttattctgcctaacagaaacctggttacagcaggatgaatatgttagtttaaatgagtcaacacccccgagtcacactaactgtcagaatgctcgtagcacgggccggggcggtggattagcagcaatcttccattccagcttattaattaatcaaaaacccagacagagctttaattcatttgaaagcttgtctcttagtcttgtccatccaaattggaagtcccaaaaaccagttttatttgttattatctatcgtccacctggtcgttactgtgagtttctctgtgaattttcagaccttttgtctgacttagtgcttagctcagataagataattatagtgggcgattttaacatccacacagatgctgagaatgacagcctcaacactgcatttaatctattattagactctattggctttgctcaaaaagtaaatgagtccacccaccactttaatcatatcttagatcttgttctgacttatggtatggaaatagaagacttaacagtattccctgaaaactcccttctgtctgatcattttttaataacatttacatttactctgatggactaccctgcagtggggaataagtttcattacactagaagtctttcagaaagcgctgtaactaggtttaaggatatgattccttctttatgttctctaatgccatataacaacacagtgcagagtagctacctaaactctgtaagggagatagagtatctcgtcaatagttttacatcctcattgaagacagctttggatgctgtagctcctctgaaaaagagagctttaaatcagaagtgtctgactccatggtataactctcaaactcgtagcttaaagcagataacgcataagttggagaggaaatggcgtctcactaatttagaagatcttcacttagcctggaaaaagagtctgttgctctataaaaaagccctccgtaaagctaggacatctttctactcatcactaattgaagaaaataagaacaaccccaggtttcttttcagcactgtagccaggctgacaaagagtcagagctctattgattgagtattccattaactttaactagtaatgagttcatgactttctttgctaacaaaattttaactattagagaaaaaattactcataaccatcccaaagacgtatcgttatctttggctgctttcagtgatgccggtatttggttagactctttctctccgattgttctgtctgagttattttcattagttacttcatccaaaccatcaacatgtttattagaccccattcctaccaggctgctcaaggaagccctaccattatttaatgcttcgatcttaaatatgatcaatctatctttgttagttggctatgtaccacaggcttttaaggtggcagtaattaaaccattacttaaaaagccatcacttgacccagctatcttagctaattataggccaatctccaaccttccttttctctcaaaaattcttgaaagggtagttataaaacagctaactgatcatctgcagaggaatggtctatttgaagagtttcagtcaggttttagaattcatcatagtacagaaacagcattagtgaaggttacaaatgatcttcttatggcctcggacagtggactcatctctgtgcttgttctgttagacctcagtgctgcttttga comes from the Thalassophryne amazonica chromosome 8, fThaAma1.1, whole genome shotgun sequence genome and includes:
- the LOC117516346 gene encoding asc-type amino acid transporter 1-like gives rise to the protein MDGPSGGGTCSRQQRRRADGAAAGTRPVPDRVTLKKEIGLLSACTIIIGNIIGSGIFISPKGVLEHSGSVGLALVVWVLGGCIAALGSLCYAELGVTIPKSGGDYSYVTEIFGGLMG